Part of the Falsibacillus pallidus genome, GGCAAAAAAAGAGCTGCGGGATTTGATTGCTGCAGAAGATGGCTTCAAGCAAAAATTGCAATCTGCGAATTCAACAATCAGGAAAAGAGCAGAAGAGGATTTAAATCAACGTGTGAAGGAAGTATTACAATCAGGTGCCGTCATCCATACCAGCCTGGACCCCGGTATACAGGCTGCTGCCTCCAGCGCTGTCGATCAGCAGCTAAACGGTCAGCCAGAAGAAGGCGCAGAAGTTGTCATTCAGTATAAAGATCATCATATTGCTGCAGTCGTCGGGGGAAAAGATTATAAAGAAGGTTCATTCAACCGTGCATATCAAGCATTCCGTCAGCCGGGTTCTGCTATAAAGCCCCTGCTCGACTATGGACCTTATATCGAGACCTTCCATGCAGGTGTTTCAGATAAAGTATCCGGGGCGCCATTCTGTGAAAACAACTACTGTCCTTCCAACTATAGTGGTTCATTTTATGGAGATGTCTCTTTAAAGACTGCTTTTACGTTTTCTTATAATACACCAGCTATCAGGCTCCTCAGTAAAACAGGCATTAAAAAAGCCTTCTCATACTTGGCCCCTTTCCAATTCGAACAGCTGAAGCCTGAAGACTATAGGCTGCCGGCAGCCATTGGGGGATTCACATATGGGATGACTCCACTCGAATTGACTAATGCTTATTCAGCTTTTGTAAACAACGGCTATTACCAGCCTGCGAGAGCCATTTCAAAAGTAACGGACCGCAGCGGCAAAATTCTATATCAATGGCATGATAAGCCAGTGAAAGTATGGTCTATGTCCACAGCGAAAAAAATGAAGGAACTTATGGCATCTGTCGTTGAAAATGGGACGGGCCGGAAAGCATCCATTCCAGCAGCATACATCGGAGGAAAAACCGGCACAACAAATGACTATAAGGATTTTTGGTTCATAGGCATCAAAGATGACTTGCTCGCAGGCGTATGGGTCGGCAGGGACATCCCCTCAAGCATGCAATCCATAGAATCAACTGCGCCTCATTTGAAAATCTGGAAGAAAACGATGATGGATAGATAGGAGATATGAAAGGGGTTTTTGGTTGATTTAGAGGGAATCCGCGAGACTCCGGCGGAAAAACGGGCCGGCAAGACCCCACAGCGAAGCGAGGAGGCTTGCGGGTTCGTCCGCGGAAAGCGAGTGGATTCACTCTCAATATTCTCATATAGGAAGACTGGCCAGCAGCCCTTGATAAAGCCGGAATCCTGAATATATGACCACAAGCAAAAACAATGCCCATGACAACACTTCATACAGAATGATGCCAACCAGCCCCATCACAGACAAACCAGCACTCACTTTATATAAATAGAAAACAAAATACCCAAATGCAGTGACAAAAAAAACGATCACTAACGCCCATACAGAAAATGCACAAAATATCGATAAAGTGCCTCCTGTAAAAAAAATGAGGCTTCCCGAACGCACCTTTTTCAAACTTTCACCCTCGACATCTTTTGAAAAAAACAATAAGGCCAATTCATGGATGGTCTGTGCAATAAGCTTCAAGGCAGAAAGCAGCATGAACATGAATAGAGCAATCATCACGAGGAGTGAGACCTTTATTTCCCCCGCACTCATGATTTCGCGCATTCCTTTATATAATCCAATCCATTTAAAGAAGGAGATAATCTGTCCCTCTCCATAGATTGAAAAGGATAAGCTGAATAAAAGGATGGATAATAGCGGCATATAGCCTGTTAAGTAAGTATTTTTCACTTTAATAGACCCCTCATTGTCGGTTTGCCTTTTTATTGTATCGTTTTCCTCAATGCGTGCAAATGACAATTTTGGCATCTTTTTTATTATTCGTTTGTAATAGATTCGATTCTTATATATTCCCTCGGTTTGAACGGCTTCCGGGTCTTATGATTCTTTTTTTCATCTTTGATTGTTTCGGCATTGGCACGATCGGCTCCCTCCAGCAAGGAAACAGACTCATCTCCGGGACCATATACTCTCTTTTGCTTCGAATGGATTTGCCACGCTCCTCCGAAAAGCAGGGTAAATATCAGGATTGCCATCGTCCATTTTTTCTTCATTTCATCACCGCCTGCTATTTATTCTTTCAGCAGTGAAAAAATATATTCAAAAAAATACTCCTTATTTTGACACTTCTCTACATATTTAATACGAAATCCAGCAACTTGGATAAATCAACCTCTCACGCATGCATACTGGTTTTTTTTGCGTTATAATTCAGATAACATCGGTTTGCGGGAGTTTAAATGGAAGAATGGTTTTCACAAAAGAGGAGAATATTTATTATAGATTTCCAATTTGTAGAAACCGCAATTTTTGACAGCTATTTTATTCATCAAGGGGGGATTTTTTTGTCACTGCTGCATTTAGCCATTTTTCTGCCTTTTATCATGGCAGTCTTTGTGCCATTTTTATATAAAGGTTTTCGCAAAATTCATACAGGGTGGTTTGTCCTAATCGTTCCAGCACTTTTGTTCGGCTATTTCCTGCACTTTATCCCTACTGTACGGGAAAACGAAATAATTAAACGGACAATCCATTGGATTCCTTCACTTAAGATCGATTTTACTGCTTACCTGGATGGACTAAGCCTCCTATTCGCCCTTTTAATTACAGGGATCGGGACATTGGTCGTATTCTACTCCATTTTTTATCTTTCAAAAAAACGGGAGCAATTACATAACTTTTATGTTTATCTGCTTATTTTCATGGGCGCCATGCTTGGGGTGGTCCTTTCTGACAACCTCATCAGCCTTTATACTTTTTGGGAATTCACCTCTCTTTCCTCTTTTCTCTTAATCGGGTATTGGTACCAAAGAGACGGGTCTCGCTACGGCGCCCAAAAATCCATGCTGATTACCGTATTCGGCGGATTATCCATGCTTGGGGGAATCTTCCTTCTCTACAATATGGCGGGAACCTTCAGCATCCGTGAA contains:
- a CDS encoding transglycosylase domain-containing protein — encoded protein: MRTFTGISAISIMFILFAVILSGFIRDAGDSQRFNTLLDKKINVSDTRLPEASVFLDKNGQVFAEDQHPFRISLSGKDIPAFIKQIFITSEDRDFYSHNGFDMSAIARAFMENTKSSGIEQGGSTITQQLARNLFLNNQKNYKRKASEILIAYELENTFTKDQILEKYLNAIYFQHNVYGVEAAAEYYFSKPLSELSKGEMAFIAAIPNNPSKYDPYVHFKDTKNRQERLLDLLAANKELTAQEAKTIKQERINLVPYKKHNQYPDYASLAKKELRDLIAAEDGFKQKLQSANSTIRKRAEEDLNQRVKEVLQSGAVIHTSLDPGIQAAASSAVDQQLNGQPEEGAEVVIQYKDHHIAAVVGGKDYKEGSFNRAYQAFRQPGSAIKPLLDYGPYIETFHAGVSDKVSGAPFCENNYCPSNYSGSFYGDVSLKTAFTFSYNTPAIRLLSKTGIKKAFSYLAPFQFEQLKPEDYRLPAAIGGFTYGMTPLELTNAYSAFVNNGYYQPARAISKVTDRSGKILYQWHDKPVKVWSMSTAKKMKELMASVVENGTGRKASIPAAYIGGKTGTTNDYKDFWFIGIKDDLLAGVWVGRDIPSSMQSIESTAPHLKIWKKTMMDR
- a CDS encoding DUF5366 family protein — protein: MKNTYLTGYMPLLSILLFSLSFSIYGEGQIISFFKWIGLYKGMREIMSAGEIKVSLLVMIALFMFMLLSALKLIAQTIHELALLFFSKDVEGESLKKVRSGSLIFFTGGTLSIFCAFSVWALVIVFFVTAFGYFVFYLYKVSAGLSVMGLVGIILYEVLSWALFLLVVIYSGFRLYQGLLASLPI